The DNA region CGAACTAACCTCCTTTCTAAAATCCATCCAAAAGCGGGGCATTGAAAAGATGCTTGAAGGCGAGCTTGATGCGCATCTGGATTATGAAAGGCACCAACAATCCGATAACAGCAATACCCGTAACGGTTACGCTTCCAAAAAGATAAAAACGGCATTGGGCGAGACCAATATTAAAGTTCCCAGAGACCGAGAAGCCTCTTTTAACCCCATGCTCGTCCCTAAACGCACCAACATGGTCGATGGCATAGAAAATGTGATTATCAGCCTTTATGCTAAGGGCATGAGTAATTCCGATATCGAAGAACAGATCCGTGAAGTCTACGATTTTGATGTATCCACATCCACCATATCCCGCATCACGGATAAAGTTACCAATGATATTGTTGCCTGGCAGAACAGGCCATTGGAGCCCGTATATTTAATTACTTGGATGGATGGCATTGTATTTAAGGTTCGGGAGAACTCCAAAGTCATTAACAAAACCATGTACATTGCCGTAGGACTACGTAGAGACGGTAAAAAGGAAGTCCTAGGGCTTTGGCTGGGTAAGAATGAATCGGCTGACCTTTTGGATGAGTGTACTAACCGATATGAAAGCCAGAGGCGTTCAGGATTTGCTTATCACGGCCACAGATAATCTTAACGGTTTTACCGACACCATTAAAAACGTTTTTCCTGAATCCAAGACCCAAATCTGTGTGGTGCATCAAATTAGAAATGCTTGTCGCTATGTGGTTTGGAAGGACAAGAAGGAGTTTACAAAGGATATGAAAAGCATCTATGATGCACCTACCAAAAGCGCAGCAAAAGCCGCTCTGGAGGACTTTGCCCAGAAATGGGAACACAAGTACTCTTACGCTATTAAAAGCTGGAGGGACAACTGGGAAGAACTTACAGCTTTCTATGAATTCCCTTTAGAAATCAGAAAAATCATTTACACTACGAACCTTATTGAAAACCTTAATGGAAAAATCAGAAAATACACTAAAAACAAACTCTCATTCCCAACAGATGAAGCTGTTATGAAATCCACTTTTTTAGCCATTAGAGAGGCTACCAAGAAATGGTCGATGCCCATTAGGAACTGGGGCATTATTTTAAACCAGTTTTTGACTATATTTGAAAAAAGGGTCCGGCTTTAATTAAGCCAAACCCTCGATTTATAACTTACACACTTTTCGGGATAGTGTCTAAATTCAATTCCTCCAACATTTCCATTAAGAAGCTCGTTTAGAAAAACAGAATCATATAACGAAAATACATCACAAAAAATATAATTTACCGTCAATGAAACCCAAAGTTTTGAAACTAAATTCTTTTCCACACTTCTAAAAATTAAATCCAAAATGCAACCCGGGTTCTGCAAAAAAGAACTTAGACCATTTGTCATCTTGCTGTTTAAACCCAACGGGCATTTCGGTATGGTATGGACGATGTGTAATAGCCAATGAAGGTTCTATAAAAAATCTTTTTTTGAAGAAATTAAAATGATAACCAATTCTATACGTATTAAAAATTTGAAAACCGCTATCAATTTTTTTATCATTTTGATTTATAAAATCTTGCCAGGCGCTCATTACATGAACTGCGGCGTACAAACCTTTCCACAAAAAACGTTGATAAGTAATGGCAAATCCTTTTTCTCTTATATATCCTAGGAAATTTTCGTTTGGGTCGGCCTTTGAAGAGCCCCAAGGTATTCCTAAAGGTTCAAAATATCGCCATTGTTTTAATTCTAACGAAACTACATCTTTTGTGCTTATTCTGTAGCCAATATTTAGTTGAGCAAAATTTGGACTTTCATCATCAGGAACGAAATTCATCAACACAAAAGCGGTACTCCCTATGATACAAGGATGTTTATTTATTTCTTCTTTGGTGTATTGAGCATTTAGAATGTTACAGGTGGTGAAAAATAACACTAACAAGATTGTTTTGAGCATCTTCATAATTTTAGTCATTTATTGATGATGTAAAATTAGAGAGGTTTATACCTTCAAAACGTTCACTAAAGTGAAGAACAGTTTATTGTTTTGCTTTTTCTATAATCCTTGCTTTTATTCTGCTTAAAGATTGTGGTTTTACACCTAAAAAACTGGCCAATTGGTGTTGCGGGATTCTTTGAATAAGGTCAGGTTTTTTATTGAGTAAATTTAGGTATCGTTCTTCGGGCGAGGAGATTTTAAAACTATCAAAATCTATTTGTTGTTTGGATAGGTTTTCTTCGGATAATATTCGACATAATTTCTCAAATTTTGGAAATTTTTCAAAAACTTCTTTTTCCATATCT from Tamlana crocina includes:
- a CDS encoding DUF6326 family protein; this encodes MTNGLSSFLQNPGCILDLIFRSVEKNLVSKLWVSLTVNYIFCDVFSLYDSVFLNELLNGNVGGIEFRHYPEKCVSYKSRVWLN